Proteins co-encoded in one Gehongia tenuis genomic window:
- a CDS encoding Gfo/Idh/MocA family protein, with protein sequence MEKFRIAIIGTGGIAHKHATAYLEMPDVEIVAGSDIVPGKARAFLDEFGLENAKAFENTQEMLDAIKPDAVSVCTYNSTHAECAIQAMRAGCDVLLEKPMTITLEDAIAIRKVEKETGKLLTVGFQPRYDGRMRKIKEIVQSGVLGKVYYVQTGGGRWRGIPGSTFIEKRYAGVGCLADIGCYSLDMVLNALGYPKPLTVSATAFNYFGTNPKYNKPEDAARFNVDDFCGAFIRLEGGITLDFRTAWAMHMDTTGATIFLGTDAGLKVEPAGTESHYGGAWDGSCGPVTLFHDKFDEPTSTPIPLHDLKEDRFYLKCRSFVDAVKENLPAPIPTSQIIYNQAIIDGIIRSNESGHEVTIEIPEI encoded by the coding sequence ATGGAAAAGTTTCGTATTGCTATCATTGGTACCGGCGGAATCGCCCACAAACATGCTACGGCTTACCTGGAGATGCCCGATGTGGAGATCGTTGCTGGATCGGATATCGTTCCTGGCAAAGCGAGGGCTTTCCTCGATGAATTTGGCCTTGAAAATGCAAAGGCTTTTGAGAACACGCAGGAGATGCTGGATGCGATCAAACCCGATGCTGTGAGCGTTTGCACTTACAATTCCACCCATGCGGAGTGTGCTATTCAGGCCATGCGCGCCGGATGTGACGTTCTTTTGGAGAAGCCGATGACCATCACCCTGGAGGATGCTATTGCGATCCGCAAGGTTGAGAAGGAGACCGGAAAACTGCTCACCGTCGGTTTCCAGCCCCGCTATGACGGTCGTATGCGCAAGATCAAGGAAATTGTGCAAAGCGGCGTTCTGGGCAAAGTCTACTACGTGCAGACCGGTGGCGGCCGCTGGCGCGGTATTCCCGGCAGCACCTTCATCGAGAAGCGTTATGCCGGCGTGGGCTGCCTTGCCGATATTGGCTGCTACTCCTTGGATATGGTGCTCAACGCGCTGGGTTATCCCAAGCCTCTCACCGTTTCCGCCACCGCTTTCAATTATTTTGGTACTAATCCCAAGTATAATAAGCCCGAGGACGCAGCCCGCTTCAACGTGGACGACTTCTGCGGCGCTTTCATTCGCCTGGAAGGCGGCATCACCCTAGATTTCCGTACTGCCTGGGCCATGCATATGGACACCACCGGCGCCACCATCTTCCTTGGCACCGATGCCGGTCTCAAAGTGGAGCCCGCTGGCACTGAGTCCCATTACGGCGGTGCCTGGGATGGCAGCTGCGGCCCTGTAACCTTGTTCCATGACAAGTTCGATGAGCCCACCAGCACGCCCATTCCCCTCCATGATCTGAAGGAGGACCGGTTCTATCTCAAGTGCCGTTCCTTTGTGGATGCGGTTAAGGAGAATCTTCCCGCCCCCATCCCCACCTCCCAGATCATCTACAATCAGGCGATCATCGATGGCATCATTCGTTCCAACGAGTCTGGCCACGAGGTCACCATTGAGATCCCTGAGATCTAA
- a CDS encoding HAD family hydrolase, with protein MRIEGAFFDMDGLMLDTETINLKAWQMAAKEAGREMSWEDACLLLGRNQKDTIEYLKARWNMDVRPVNDRVEEIELELYRQGVDIKPGLMKLLNWLKAENIPAVTVTSSNRYIVELLLQNSGILPYMTELTCGNEITAGKPSPEIYLKAAAKLGIDPKHGVAFEDSTNGVLSAAAAGMAVFGVPDLVDLEARAEARLFKKVKDLDEALEYLKACKSEG; from the coding sequence ATGAGGATTGAAGGGGCTTTCTTTGACATGGACGGCCTGATGCTGGATACGGAAACCATCAATCTTAAAGCTTGGCAGATGGCGGCGAAAGAGGCGGGCCGGGAGATGAGTTGGGAGGACGCGTGCCTGCTTTTGGGGCGGAATCAGAAGGATACGATCGAGTATCTGAAAGCCCGGTGGAACATGGATGTCCGTCCGGTCAACGATCGGGTGGAGGAAATTGAGCTTGAGCTTTACCGCCAGGGTGTGGATATAAAGCCTGGACTCATGAAGCTTCTAAATTGGCTGAAGGCCGAGAACATTCCAGCGGTCACGGTTACCTCGTCCAATCGTTACATCGTGGAGCTGCTGCTTCAAAACAGCGGTATTCTGCCCTATATGACCGAGCTCACCTGTGGAAATGAAATCACCGCGGGCAAGCCCAGCCCGGAAATCTATCTCAAGGCTGCGGCAAAACTAGGCATTGATCCCAAGCACGGCGTTGCCTTTGAGGATTCAACCAATGGGGTTTTATCGGCGGCAGCAGCGGGTATGGCCGTCTTCGGCGTGCCGGATCTGGTTGACCTGGAGGCGCGGGCGGAAGCGAGACTCTTTAAAAAGGTAAAGGATCTTGATGAAGCTTTGGAATACCTCAAAGCTTGCAAGAGCGAAGGATAG
- a CDS encoding HAD family hydrolase has protein sequence MAFRGAIFDLDGTVLDSMTVWDHVLPNFLRGKGFALEPGLMNEVAGMTFTESSNYVKTLYGLAESPEEIQTAWCEEARRQYAEEVVEKEGASNFIRALKAADIRLSVATTCMRDLAEAALEHLQLSFLLNPVFYADELRMNKRDPWIYELCAKAMGVLPSECAVFEDSYGTLDAVRKAGMKFVGVFDEKNAANEARLRREGDLFVTHWDGLTVAQIARLFS, from the coding sequence ATGGCTTTTCGGGGCGCGATCTTTGACTTGGATGGCACGGTCTTGGATTCTATGACGGTGTGGGATCATGTTCTGCCAAACTTTCTTAGGGGAAAGGGGTTTGCACTCGAGCCCGGTCTCATGAATGAGGTGGCGGGTATGACCTTCACTGAATCTTCAAACTATGTGAAAACGCTGTATGGCCTCGCCGAAAGTCCCGAGGAGATCCAGACGGCATGGTGCGAAGAAGCACGCCGCCAATACGCCGAAGAGGTGGTGGAGAAGGAGGGCGCCAGCAACTTTATCCGGGCGCTTAAGGCGGCCGATATTCGTTTATCGGTGGCCACCACCTGCATGCGCGATCTGGCCGAGGCGGCTTTGGAGCATCTGCAGCTTTCTTTCCTTCTCAACCCCGTATTCTATGCCGATGAATTGCGTATGAATAAGCGCGATCCCTGGATTTATGAATTGTGTGCCAAAGCCATGGGTGTTTTACCCTCCGAATGCGCCGTTTTTGAGGACAGCTATGGCACGCTTGACGCGGTGCGCAAAGCGGGCATGAAATTTGTGGGTGTGTTCGATGAAAAGAATGCCGCCAACGAGGCAAGACTGCGCCGGGAAGGGGATTTGTTTGTTACGCATTGGGACGGGTTGACCGTGGCACAAATTGCCCGTCTATTTTCATAG